In a genomic window of Deltaproteobacteria bacterium:
- a CDS encoding ISAs1 family transposase — RMALQLLKRQPGETVGLPIRRLRAGWDNEYLVQVLSTGLT; from the coding sequence GCGGATGGCCCTCCAACTGCTCAAACGCCAGCCCGGCGAAACGGTGGGCCTCCCCATCCGCCGCCTGCGTGCCGGATGGGACAATGAATACTTAGTCCAGGTGCTCTCGACAGGGCTGACCTAA